GCCATTTATGTGCTTGTAAATATTGTTTAGTATTTGGGTCAGCACCTTGGCAGAATTTCTCTAATTTTGCGATCGCTTCTGTATATTGTTTTTGAGTTAAGGCTTGATACCCAGCGGTTATTAATTCAGCAGCCTGTGCAGTAGTGAGCAAATCTTTTGAAAGATTGACAGAAGATTCTTCCTCAGTTAAGTTAGTCTCTGGAGATATCTGTCCAAGATAGTATTGTGCTAATACTCGTGTTATGTGATATTCACTATTGCTTAATTCTTGGCATAAGTTCATCGCTTGTTGAGACATACCAGTGCAATGATATGCATCTAATAGTAATACCTGTGCATATAAATATTCCTTTGTATTTGGTTCGACATTTTGGAGAAGATTTTCCAGTAATTTCAATGCTAAATTATAATTTTGATAATTCAACAAATTAATTATTGCGCTCAATATTTCTTTTATTTTTTCATTTGTCAATTTTGGCATATTTTAAAATTAAATTTTAAAATTACTTTTAGTTTCTAAAGTAGCTTGAAAGTGTACTTTTAATTTATACTTCATCCCCCAAGCTATTAAATTAGTAGGAAACATTTCTACAGCAGTATTATATTCAGTGACAGCAGTATTATAAAATCGTCTAGCCGCAGAAATTTGTTCTTCTACTTCATTCAATGAATATTGCAATTGCAGAAAATGTTGATTTGCTTTTAATTCTGGGTAAGCCTCCACTGCTATCAGAATCTTGTTTAGAACTTGAGTAATTTGCTCTTCTACAATAACTCGGCTATTTCCACTTAGCTTTTGAGAATTTGCTATAGTTCTAAGTCTACTAATTTCTGTTAATACTCTCTGCTCAAACTGCACATATATTTGAGCTACAGCTACTAAACTAGGAATCAAGTCACATCTTTTTTGTAGAAGCACATCAATCGTAGCAAAGGCGTTATCGACTTGGTTTTTCTTATAGATTAATTTGTTATACAAGGAAATAAATATAATCAACAATAAAAATAACGCACTTATTAGATAAACAAACATTCTTATTTGTTTAATTTCAATATTATTGAATTATGTTAACAATGATTTGTTCAATAAAACATGGTATATTTTCTGAACAATATTTTAAATTAGTAAAATTAATTCGGTATAAATAAGGTCTATAATGTTGGTTCTTAAAATTGCCAAATTTATCTTCCTAATTTCTCAAAGAAGTTGGAGATTTTGCGTCTCAAATTCTTTGCTCTTCCCTCTACTAAGGGACGCATCTGGTGAATAGAGGGTTAGACCCTTCAATATAAGCGATCGCTGGGTTTAATTTGGGTTTGTCTTTGGAAAACTTCAATCGAGAATATGACGCGCTGGGTGCTAATCGCAATGCCCGCAAACTGTATCAGACAATGGAACTTGATGCTAAAGTGCAAAATTGCAATGATAGAATGGAGCGTCTTTCGCAACCACAAGCGCCTGTAATTTCTCGGCGTGGGTTTTGGGGGTGGTGGCGGCGGTTGTGGCGTTGGGTTCGTCAGAAGAGGCAAAAGTAAAAGCTGTGGATTATGGAAAAAATGAAAGCGTCAGCTATACAAATGAGAATGGAGAAACTATTACTTGGTCTTTGCAGCAAGTGATAGATGTTAATTCAGTTTTGTATGATGACATTGATTCATCTGAGGATGTTGTTGATTTATATACTCGACATTTTCGCAATTATGACGCTTATTGATTGTTTAAGCCATTATTATCTCAAGAGTAAGTAAGGGCACAACAGTGTTGTGCCCTTAAGATAATCTGCTGTAAAACCTTGAATCGAAGCTTCTTTTTTTGCAATAAACCTCAATCTATCAACTAGCTTGGCTAATACGCCGTTGTAATTCAATTTCAAATTCCTCATCAGTGCGAGCAATGACCTTTGGCCACTGGTCTAACCTGTCCATTAAAATATGAAATGCTTCGGTGTCCTGCGGGTGATACCTGACCCAATCTCTTAATTCATCATCTGACATTGCTTGATAATCAGGGTTAGTCATGGAAATGTCACCTCATTATAGGGGCACGGCACTAGTAAGTTATTGTATTTACCAGAATATTATGGATGCCGTGCCCCTACTAAGTATGGTTTGCCTCAATTCAGCTAGGCTGATTATTAGGTGGTATTTGTTCTGGTGGTGCTTCCGCTGGGGGAGCAAGTACCGCATCCGGCGCGATTTCCTCGACAGGAATTGGTTCTTTATTCTCAGTCTCAGAATGTGCTTGTGCTGCTTCCACCAACTCCGGAGATGGGGGATTTGGTGGAATGACTTCTGGGATACTCTCAGTTGTTGCTTCCGTGTCAGTAGTGGTGACTACCTCATCGGTCGGTTGTTCTGAGATGACAGTTGGAGACTCGGTATCAGCGATGGTGACTGCTTCTTCTACTGCGGTTTCTGTTGTAGCCGCAGTGTTGTCGATAATTTCCACCAGAGACGAAGCTTTTGTTTTGGATGTTGCAGGTGCTTGTTTAGGAGTTTTTTGGAATTTACCTTTTACACCACTAAAGGTATTACCAATACCCTGCTGCAACTGAGCCAGCCGTTCTGGTAAAGACAACTTAGTAACCTGTTGCTGAATTGAAGTTTTTACAGCATCTGAACTGGGAACTGGTGTTTGTTGTGCCTTTGGTGTAACCTGCCGACGTAATGAGAAAGTTTGCCAGCCAAACCAACCCAAAAGAGCAACACTAGCTACATGACCCAGCAAAAGACCGCCATTAATGCGTTGTGCAAAAACCCATAACATCAAAGCATAAAAAAGCCCTACACCACTCCAGATAAAATCATTCTTGCGATGGATTTCTGGGAAGAAGAAAGCTGCTAGATAAATGGCTAAACTACCAAGACCCACCGCCAAAGCTAGGACATATGCCAGCATTATTTGGTTACTCCTTACTGTGTCCTTTGACTAAGTATTTCACTTTTGCAAATTTTGCAAGGAAATTGTTGATTTAGATACAAATTAAAACTAATTATCTATGTTAGCTGTGTATCTTTGCGCCCTAGATTAACTCTTTCTTAATGTCTTCTTTAGGAGAGAAGCGAAAATCTCGGACTACCCTTAAAGATAAAAGGATCTGCAAGAGTTAGCCAAACATAGTTTATGACACTACAAAGCTTTGGTGTGATTGGTTTAGCCGTTATGGGCGAAAATATCGCTCTAAACGTCGAGCGTAATGGCTTCCCAATTGCAGTTTATAACCGTTCCAGAGAAAAAACCGATGCCTTTATGGCGCAACGTGCGCCAGGGCGGAATGTCAAAGCCGCCTTTACCTTGGAAGAATTCGTCGCTGCACTAGAACGTCCCCGCAAAATCTTGGTGATGGTGCAAGCTGGTAAGCCAGTAGATGCGGTAATCGCTCAACTCAGACCATTGCTAGATGAAGGCGATATTATTATCGACGGTGGCAACTCTTGGTTTGAAGATACAGAACGACGCACCCAAGAATTAGAGCCTGCTGGATTTCGATATATCGGTATGGGTGTGAGTGGTGGCGAAGAAGGCGCACTCAATGGCCCCTCACTAATGCCTGGTGGTACAAAAAGCTCTTACGAGTATTTGTCACCAATTTTTAACAAAATTGCTGCCCAAGTCGATGACGGCCCTTGTGTAACTTACATTGGCCCTGGTGGTTCCGGTCACTACGTCAAAATGGTACACAACGGCATTGAGTATGGTGATATGCAGCTAATTGCTGAAGCCTACGATTTGCTGAAAAATGCCGCTGGACTTGACCACAATCAGTTGCACGAAGTGTTCAGTGAATGGAACACCACTGACGAACTCAATTCATTTTTGATTGAGATTACGTCTAATATTTTCCCCTACATTGACCCAGAGACAAATTTGCCTCTAGTCGATTTAATTGTTGACGCAGCAGGTCAAAAGGGAACCGGACGCTGGACTGTACAGACTGCATTAGAATTGGGAGTTTCTATTCCCACCATCACCGCCGCAGTTAATGCCCGGATTATCTCTTCAATTAAGGACGAACGGGTAGCTGCATCCAAAATTTTGACAGGGCCTAGTGGCAAGTATGATGGGCAAGTTAAGGACTTTGTAAATAAAGTCAGAGATGCCCTGTATTGCTCAAAAATCTGTTCTTACGCTCAAGGGATGGCGCTGCTATCTACAGCTTCAAAAACATATAATTGGAACTTGAATCTGAGCGAAATGGCGCGGATTTGGAAAGGTGGCTGTATTATTCGCGCTGGCTTCTTGAATAAGATTAAGAAGGCTTTTAACGAAAATCCAGCATTGCCTAACTTGCTGTTAGCCCCAGAATTTAAGCAAACAATTCTCGATAGACAAGCAGCTTGGCGCGAAGTAATCATGACAGCTGCAAAACTGGGTATTCCAGTGCCAGCATTTAGCGCATCTTTAGATTATTTTGACAGCTATCGCCGCGATCGCTTGCCACAAAACTTGACTCAAGCACAACGCGACTACTTCGGCGCGCATACATACCTGCGTATTGATAAGCCTGGAAGTTTCCATACCGAATGGGTTCCCATTGCTGAAGCTGGGAAGTAATCAACTTTCACCTTTCTAAATTCTTAGATTATTTTTAAGTGACTCTAATATCTAGAGTCACTTTTTTTCATAATCATAAAGAAACAAATATTATTCCACAGTTTACAAATTAGTAGTATTTGTAGGGTGGGCAATGGTAGCCCTGTCAAGGTGTATTGATGAAGAATTGGAATAGGCGATCGCCAACTCAAAAAATCATAGAGGAAGAGGAAATGTTGGATGCAATCTCGCGATTTGTGCAAGCAAGTCCAATGAGTGTAATAGTGCGAGGCTTAATGGAGAGAGTAGACCCGCGCCACCGACATGTCTCAACTGCACGTCTTTTAGCCCAAGCAAAAAACTCACCTTGACAGGGCATTGCCCACCCTACAGATACTATTACAATCAAGTTGAGAATAGTTAATACTGACAATGAACAATTCTATCCCCGCGATTATTTTTGACAATATCGAAAAAAGCTTTGGCTCCCTGAAAGTCCTCAAAGGAATTACTGGTGAAATCAACCGGGGAGAAGTTGTTGCAGTGATTGGCTCTTCTGGCTGTGGTAAAAGCACTTTACTAAGATGCTTTAACCGTTTAGAAAGCATTAATTATGGGCGTTTAGTAGTCAATGGTATCGATATATCCCAGCCTACTATCAACTATAGTCAACTGCGACAACTTAGAACACAAGTAGGGATGGTTTTTCAGCAATTCAATTTATTTCCCCATCTCAGCGTGCTAGAAAATCTAACGCTGGCTCCGCGTAAAGTATTGGGAAAAACACCGAAAGAAAGTGCCCAATTGGCAGGATTGTATCTCGAAAAAGTGGGTCTTTTTGATAAAGCTTCTGCTTATCCCGAACAACTTTCAGGAGGACAAAAACAACGGGTAGCGATCGCTCGCAGTTTATGTATGAATCCGCAGATTATGCTATTTGATGAACCCACCAGCGCTTTAGACCCAGAACTGGTTGGCGAAGTTCTGCAAGTCATGCAGCAATTAGCGGCGGAGGGAATGACAATGGTAGTTGTCACCCATGAAATGCAATTTGCACGAGAAGTCGCACACCGGGTAATCTTCCTCGACCAAGGTCTGGTGGTAGAACAAGGTGTAGCGCATGAAGTTCTGACCCATCCCCAAAGCGATCGCCTGCGTACTTTCCTCAGTCGCCTGAAGGCTGTTTAAACATCCCCAAAGCTGTGAGAGTTGAATTCTTAAAGATATTCGCGCAAAAACTCAAAAGGATCGTCTCCCCAACATGGTTCAGGGATCATCAACATCAGACTGCTGTTGATATCGGCTTCAATTTCATCACTGTCTTCCCGATCGAATAGTTCGGTCATCACTTTCCAGTCCCGTTCTTCAAGGGAAGTAATTGATGGAGCATATATATGTAGATTTCCTTGATAATTCACGCGCTACATTTAGAGTTTATTATTGCTAAAAAATTATTCTTAAAGTTGATAAACAATCATATTCTAACTTGGACATTATACTTTAGCCGTAAATAATAATCCCAAAATTATTAGCGATCGCACTGTAATTAGAGCTAAATAAAATTATGGGTGTAACCCCCTAATAAATGCATCAACAAGATGATTAATTTAAGGGATTACACTATAGCAATCCTATCTAAATTGTGAGAATCAAAGCTCATTTCACCGTCAAACTGTAGTTTTACAAAATAAGTAGGGTGGAAAATGTCTACTAAAACCTGGATACGGTGGGGATTTGTTGAGTCTAGGCGTCAATCTCTGGATGAAACTTAGTCCTGGTGATGTTCCACAAGATAGGTCAAAACCTCACTAGCATTACCACAGAGAACAGCTGGAGAAAAATGGTATTGTATAAACTGCGAAAAACCATCTCTGTAGAAATCTGGTTATTGAACCATAAATAGCGATCGCTCAATTCTATATCATTAATTTTTCTTCTTTAACTACAACTCATCCTTACCTGTTAATTCCTGTTCCATAGCATCCGCACCATATCCCACAGCCAACAGAGTATTTTTAATAGTTTCAGGATCGCTATTAACTGTGATTTTGGCTGTAAATATAGCCATATAAGTCTGGTCTTTTGTAAACAATTGCCAAGCAGCTATTTTATTCAGACCGCTATTTTGTAATAATTTATTGGCAATCTCTGCTGAAAATGGCCCCTTGGATATATACCCTGGAGAAGAGATATAGCGAATTTCTAAATTACCAATTTTCTCAGTTTTCGATTCAATAAATACTACTTGGCTTCTTTTGTTTTCTGTCTCTACTAATAATTTAAAATCACCATCAGCAATTATTTCATATTTAGCACCTATTTTATCGAGTGCGTCTTTGATGCGCGGATCGGCTGCTGGTTTAGTATTCGTTTGAGCAGATACGATTTGCATGGATATTGCAACGCTAGCGACAGCAAAAGTAATTAATTTAATAATGCGTTTCATGTGATTTTTTCTGTAATATTTTTTAGAGTTCACTCTGCTTCACCGATGAGAGTAAATGCAGCCCAGTCAACAGGATTGCTATACTGTTGTCTTGTAGTTAGCATTGCTTGTCGTAGCGCTGCTGCTTTATCAGAATTATGTTGAAGTTGGCGATAAAACTCAGTCATCAACAATGCGGTGGAATTGTCGGGTACAGACCAAAGGGAAACAATCACACTCTTAGCTCCGGCGGTAATCAGAGAGCGTGATAAGCCAATCACACCATCGCCTGTAATATTACCACCTCCAGTATTACAAGCACTGAGTACAACTAGTTCGGCTTTGAGTTTCATGTCCAGAATTTCGCTAGATGTTAGCAAACCGTCATTTTTACCTCCAGGCGCAAGCGCGATCGCACCCGGTACGCCCAAACCTTTAAAATCATCTAGTAAGCCGTGGGTAGCAAAGTGAATAATGTTAGCTTGCTTCATCTTTTCTACCATCGCTGTCTCAGTGGCTTTGTTACCGATAATTGCTGGTGTTTTCAATAACTCTG
The genomic region above belongs to Calothrix sp. NIES-2098 and contains:
- a CDS encoding putative lemA protein, with amino-acid sequence MFVYLISALFLLLIIFISLYNKLIYKKNQVDNAFATIDVLLQKRCDLIPSLVAVAQIYVQFEQRVLTEISRLRTIANSQKLSGNSRVIVEEQITQVLNKILIAVEAYPELKANQHFLQLQYSLNEVEEQISAARRFYNTAVTEYNTAVEMFPTNLIAWGMKYKLKVHFQATLETKSNFKI
- a CDS encoding 6-phosphogluconate dehydrogenase; the encoded protein is MTLQSFGVIGLAVMGENIALNVERNGFPIAVYNRSREKTDAFMAQRAPGRNVKAAFTLEEFVAALERPRKILVMVQAGKPVDAVIAQLRPLLDEGDIIIDGGNSWFEDTERRTQELEPAGFRYIGMGVSGGEEGALNGPSLMPGGTKSSYEYLSPIFNKIAAQVDDGPCVTYIGPGGSGHYVKMVHNGIEYGDMQLIAEAYDLLKNAAGLDHNQLHEVFSEWNTTDELNSFLIEITSNIFPYIDPETNLPLVDLIVDAAGQKGTGRWTVQTALELGVSIPTITAAVNARIISSIKDERVAASKILTGPSGKYDGQVKDFVNKVRDALYCSKICSYAQGMALLSTASKTYNWNLNLSEMARIWKGGCIIRAGFLNKIKKAFNENPALPNLLLAPEFKQTILDRQAAWREVIMTAAKLGIPVPAFSASLDYFDSYRRDRLPQNLTQAQRDYFGAHTYLRIDKPGSFHTEWVPIAEAGK
- a CDS encoding ABC transporter-related protein; the encoded protein is MNNSIPAIIFDNIEKSFGSLKVLKGITGEINRGEVVAVIGSSGCGKSTLLRCFNRLESINYGRLVVNGIDISQPTINYSQLRQLRTQVGMVFQQFNLFPHLSVLENLTLAPRKVLGKTPKESAQLAGLYLEKVGLFDKASAYPEQLSGGQKQRVAIARSLCMNPQIMLFDEPTSALDPELVGEVLQVMQQLAAEGMTMVVVTHEMQFAREVAHRVIFLDQGLVVEQGVAHEVLTHPQSDRLRTFLSRLKAV